From Pyxicephalus adspersus chromosome 7, UCB_Pads_2.0, whole genome shotgun sequence, a single genomic window includes:
- the NME4 gene encoding nucleoside diphosphate kinase, mitochondrial, protein MFFILRSLIPSRVTLQPVRTPSLRYSSVPPNASPLRERTLIAVKPDGVQRRLVGEIVRRFEQRGFKLVGIKMLQASEGILAEHYHDLRRKPFYQSLIRYMSSGPVVAMVWEGYNVVRTSRFMVGETDASLSKPGTVRGDFSVHISRNVIHASDSVEVAEREIGLWFHSTELINWETSDHNNLYQV, encoded by the exons ATGTTCTTCATTCTGCGCAGTCTGATCCCATCCCGGGTAACCCTGCAGCCGGTCAGAACGCCGAGTCTGCGCTACAGCTCTG tgccTCCTAATGCCTCCCCTCTTCGAGAGCGGACTCTGATTGCTGTGAAGCCAGATGGAGTACAACGGAGACTAGTCGGCGAGATTGTCAGGCGCTTTGAACAGCGCGGGTTCAAACTAGTGGGCATAAAAATGTTGCAG GCTTCAGAAGGAATTCTAGCTGAACATTACCATGACCTTAGGAGAAAACCTTTCTATCAATCTCTTATACGGTACATGTCATCTGGACCTGTAGTAGCCATG GTTTGGGAAGGATACAATGTTGTACGCACTTCTCGTTTTATGGTTGGTGAGACCGATGCTTCTCTTTCCAAGCCGGGCACTGTGCGTGGAGACTTCAGCGTCCATATCAGCAG GAACGTCATACACGCCAGCGACTCTGTAGAAGTAGCAGAGAGAGAAATTGGCCTGTGGTTTCACAGTACTGAGCTAATCAACTGGGAAACGTCTGATCACAATAACTTGTATCAAGTTTAA
- the LOC140335168 gene encoding uncharacterized protein: MVRYSIASCQSELLLQLFHQQEYLQKSDKGVRMFIRLLSLFLFLKVPSGAEIQNVQVHCHTLNAEEGQHLLIPCTFQVDEPLGDNQVELEWSVIYEVKNIYEPIIRLNDHMFLPVKNPNRRAWINLPGVRMGNCSLVISPVSFRDSGIYRVRIAINGEEFPGAATINVHIFKSHQARALNQQNDQEPQSRKANETDGEDEDPENVIRWIEMFIRAMDKKSYLLYLKIAGGILVSLLLVNIVARIFFGCCIYQLVRKLPEAIVQIEEGLASQATDRESINSKDPT; encoded by the exons ATGGTTCGTTATTCCATAGCAAGTTGTCAATCTGAACTTCTACTTCAGCTTTTTCATCAGCAGGAGTATCTACAAAAATCTGACAAAGGTGTAAGAATGTTTATCAGACTTCTTAGtctatttctttttctgaaagTGCCATCAG GtgcagaaatacaaaatgttcagGTCCACTGTCATACGCTGAACGCTGAAGAGGGGCAACACCTTCTGATCCCATGTACTTTCCAGGTGGATGAACCTCTAGGAGATAATCAAGTAGAATTGGAATGGAGTGTGATTTACGAAGTCAAAAACATATACGAACCCATCATTCGTCTGAATGATCACATGTTCCTGCCGGTGAAAAACCCTAACAGAAGAGCATGGATAAATCTGCCAGGTGTGCGTATGGGAAACTGCTCCCTTGTCATCAGTCCAGTTAGTTTCCGTGACAGTGGCATTTACAGGGTTCGCATTGCCATCAATGGAGAAGAATTCCCAGGTGCTGCTACGATTAATGTTCACATCTTCAAAAGCCATCAAGCCCGTG CCCTCAACCAGCAAAATGATCAAGAACCTCAATCACGGAAGGCCAACGAAACAGATGGTGAGGATGAAGATCCAGAAAACGTGATAAGATGGATAGAAATGTTTATCCGAGCCATGGACAAGAAAAGCTACCTCTTATACCTAAAGATTGCAGGAGGAATCTTGGTTTCTTTACTTCTAGTAAACATTGTGGCTAGAATCTTCTTCGG atgTTGTATCTACCAGCTGGTGCGCAAGCTGCCAGAGGCTATAGTTCAAATAGAAGAGGGACTAGCGTCCCAGGCAACTGACAGAGAATCCATCAACTCCAAAGACCCCACTTAA